The nucleotide sequence TCTACCTAACTCTTCTTATTGTGATAAAGTTTTCCCTTGTCATTGGGAAAATCTTAATTACATAACTCTTCTTCCTGTAATAAAGTCTTTTCTTGTCATTGCTGATATTTTAACTACATCTCCGGTTCTAGGTGCATGTATGTATGCATTGTCTCCAACATAAATTCCCACATGATTTGGTACACCATTTTTACCAAAGAACACCAAATCCCCAGGCTTCAGGTCAGCCTTTGAAACTTCTACACCATTTTTTATCTGATCCTTTGTAGTTCTCCCTAAATATACACCAAAATGAGCATAGACATACCTTGTAAATCCGGAGCAGTCAAAACCCGGATCTGGAGTAGTACCTCCCCATACATAAGGAGTGCCCAGGAAATTTGATGCATAGGCTAGTACATTATTTGACGTTAAATTGGCAGCTCCTCTTGAAGGCACATACTTAGGAGCTTGTTCCCTGATTGCATTAATCCTTTCTGTCGTGGCATCTACTAGAGCTTGAGACTCTCTTACCCTGGCTGCAAAAATCCTCTCTTGTTCCTTTAGCTCTTCCACAAGCTTCTTCTGAACAGCTATAGTTTCTTTAATTTCCTGAAGCTTTCGTTCACTTTCCTTTTGTAGTGTTAATACTTCATTCTCCTGAGCAGCAAGCTCCTTTTTATGTTCTTCAAGAGCATTCCTCTTTTCCTGAACCTTTGCTATCATCTTTTGATCATATTCTGCAATGGTTCTAACTGCTTCTACTCTTGATATTAAATCCCTAAAGCTTTCAGCCTTAAGAATTATTGATAAGTAACTAGCTTGTCCACTCTTATAAATTCCACTAAGTCTCTTATCAAGCATATCCTGTTCTTTTTGAACCTCTAGCTCTGCTTGAACTATGTTGTTTTCTGTAACCTTTTTTTCTTCTTGGATCTTTACAGCTCTTTCTTTATACTCCTCTATCAGAGCCATGGTCTCTTCAATCTTTACGTCCAGATTTTCCAGCTCTATTTCTATTTCCTCTCTCTTGTCCTCTACCTCTTGTAAAGCCCTCTTATCCTGCTGCAGCTGCTGTTTTTCTTTGTTTAGTTTCTCAGTAAGGGGTTCTGCATAAGAAACCGTTGTGCTCATTAATAATGTCACTACTAAGGCAGTAATAACATTTTTCTTCTTTAGCATATCTCCACTCTCCTTTTCTCATCTTGTTTATTATACAATATAAATGTGAAAAAAACATGAAGATTAGCAAATTACCACAAATTACTATGTAACTAATCTCTTGTCTTTAACGTACTCTTCTTTATATGTTACGTATTGACCTGAATTTTTAAGGTGTGGAGAGACTGCCATAATTTTAAGGGGCTGTTGCCATATTTGTTATGTGCAACAGCCCCTTGGAATTATAACTTTTCAACTATTTTTCTAGCCTTCTATTTTTACAACATCGTAGCCAGCATCTTCGATAGCAGCTTTTATTTCTGCATCTGTAACATCACCTTCAAAGGTTGCAGTCTTAGTAGCTAAGTCTACTTCTACCTTTGATACTCCCTTTAATTCCTCCAAAGCCTCCTTAACGTGTCTAACACAATGTCCACAGCTCATACCTTCTATTAATACTTTTTTCATATATTTGTATCTCCTTTCATCATGGCTTAAAGCCTTTTAATCTTAATGCATTTAATAAAACAGAAACTGAACTAAAGCTCATGGCTGCCGCAGCGATTATTGGATTAAGCAGCGGTCCTATATTTAGCAGGTATAGGATACCCATGGCCACAGGAATTCCCAAGGTATTATATCCAAAGGCCCAGAACAAATTCTCCTTTATATTTAGTATAGTCTTTCTGCTGAGTTTTATAGCTGTAGGCACATCCATAAGATCACTTCTCATTAAAACAATGTCTGCCGATTCCATTGCTACGTCTGTACCGGACCCAATGGCCATACCTATATCTGCCTGGGCCAAGGCCGGAGCATCATTAATTCCGTCTCCTACCATGGCAACTTTCTTGCCTTGAGCTTGAAGCTTCTTAACCTCACTGGCCTTATCCTGGGGTAGTACTTCTGCCAGTACCACATCTATACCAACCTGCTTTGCTATTGCCTCTGCAGTCTTCTTATTGTCTCCTGTAAGCATAGCAACCTCTATGCCCATTGAATGAAGCTTTTCAATGGCCTTCTTACTGCTGCTTTTCACTGTGTCTGCCACAGCGATAATTCCCCCAAGCTTTCCTTCTATGGCCACATACATCGGTGTCTTTCCTTCACCTGCAAGCTTATGAGAAGTATCTTCTAATTCTCTTAGGTCAATGTTGTGCTCTATCATAAGCTTCTTATTCCCAAGTAAAATATTCATTTCATCCATATCTACCTGTATTCCATGGCCGGGTATTGCCTTAAAGTTATCCACCTTTTTAAAATCCAGGCCAATTTCTTCAGCTTTCTTAACAATAGCCTCTCCTAAAGGATGCTCAGACCCCTTCTCAGCACTGGCTGCCAATTGAAGAAGATAACTATCATCAACCCCGGACACATTTATTATATCAGTAACCTTTGGCTTTCCTTCTGTTATAGTACCGGTTTTATCAAAGACTATAGTTTGAATTTTATGGGCGGTTTCTAAGGCTTCCCCGCTTTTTATAAGTACGCCGTACTCTGCTCCCTTGCCTGTTCCAACCATTATTGCTGTAGGGGTTGCTAGTCCAAGAGCACAAGGACATGCAATAACTAAAACAGAAATAAATATAGTCAATGCAAAAGTTGTCGTCACCCCACCAAATATATACCATGCTAGAGCTGATACCACAGCAATGCTTATTACTATTGGAACAAAATATCCGGATATAATATCTGCCATCTTTGCTATTGGCGCCTTGGAGCCTTGGGCTTCCTCAACAAGCTTAATTATCTGTGAAAGTGCAGTATCTTTACCTACCTTTGTGGCCTTGTATTTGATATAGCCGCTTTTGTTTATACTTGCACCGATAACCTTACTTCCCGGTAACTTTTCAACGGGTATACTTTCACCGGTAAGCATGGACTCATCTATGGAAGTCATTCCTTCTACCACTTCCCCGTCTACCGGCAGCTTTTCACCGGGTTTTACTACTACTATGTCACCAACTTCAACCTCATCTATGGGTATCTCAACTTCTTTTCCATCTCTTACAATTACAGCAGTTTTAGGAGCCAGCCCCATGAGCTTCTTTATAGCCTCTGAGGTTTTACCTTTAGTAACGGATTCAAGGTACTTACCTAAAGTTATAAGTGTCAATATAACCGCAGCAGACTCAAAATATAGCTTATAGGCATAATCATGATTTCCCCTGTAAATTTGAAACACCGCAAATACTCCGTAAAGGAAGGCAGCTGAAGTACCTATGGCGATTAGGGAATCCATATTGGGGTTTCTCTTAATAAGTGTTTTAAACCCAATCCTGAAAAATATATGACCAACTATCATTACGGGAGTAACCAATAGCAATTGAATCAAGGCAAAATTAAGTGGCGCTGTCATTGGATCTATCTGTTCAGGTAACATATATCCTACCATATGGCCCATGGATATAACCAGTAGAGGAACCGTAAATATTGCCGATATTACGAAACGTCTCCATAAGGCTTTAATCTCGGCTTCCTTTTTCTCTTTGTCCACATCAACTGTAACTTCTTCATCCAAGGCCTTATATCCCGCCTTTGTGATTGCTCCCTTTATGTCCGAAAGTCTTACTTTTGATGAATCATAGGAAACCAAGAGCTTTTCTGTAGCAAAGTTTACACTGGCGCTCTCAACTCCTTCCAGTTTTGAAACTGCTCTCTCAACTGCTCTTACACAAGCTGCACAGGTCATTCCCTCTACTTTTAATGTTTTACTTATGCTTTCAGTCAGTGCCTTATATCCGGCCTTTTCTATTACCGCCTGAATGTCGGCAACTGAGAGCTTAGTCTCATCAAATTTGATATTGAGCTTTTCCGTGGCAAAATTCACATTAGCTTCAGATACCCCCTCTAATTTTCTGGAAGCCCGTTCTACAGCCTTTGCACAAGCTGCACAGGTCATTCCCTCTATCTTAAGAGTTTTTTCTGCCATCTTTATACCTCCTTTTTAATTAATAGTCTATTTGTCAATAAGCTTCTCTAGGATGCCCATGACCTCTTCCATCTTTTCCTCACCATTATCATGCATAAAGGCATTTTTTACACAGTGATTCAGGTGCTGCTTTAAAATGAGCATATTTGCTTTTTTAAGAAGAGACTGTGCTGCAATTATTTGATTTGATATATCTACACAGTATCTTCCCTCTTCTACCATTTTTATAATACCTTCTATTTGGCCCTTGGAAGTCTTTAGAGCCTGCAGAGCTTTCTTCTTATCTTCAACCATTATTATCACCTTTTCCTTTTGCTCCCCTCCCCTGGGGGGTGTCTTTATTATAAAATAAAAATAACTAAAAATCAATGCTATATAATATTTTTTTCATGCTCTGCACCTTTTATTCATGCAGGGGCTGCAAGAGCCCCTATGCTTCTATTTCAATTTATATGCTTTCACTAACTTACCGTCTTCTTTAACTTCCCAACCACTGCCGGATAGCTTATTAACATCTAAACCTGCTTCTACCAATGGCTTTGCGTCAAAAACAAATACCATATCTGATTCATTTGCTCCCAATGACTCTGTCCATTGAACCTCAAAGCCCTGACCCAAAGATATTACGTATTTTTTTGCATCTGGATTATAAGTAATCAGATTATTATCAGTTTTTATTATGTTTTTCATCGCATCTTCATAGCCTTCTGTCTGAAATCTCTTATCGCTTACGTTATAAGGCTTTATTAGCCTATTAGGCAGCTGTTCTGTGCCTTCCTTTGCGGCAGGTTCAAATAACCATTGATTTTTATCAAGTTTTGTTACATCTAGTCCTGCATTAATAAAAGGATCTGCCAAAGCTACTATGGCCAAATCTGCTACGTTAGCTGCTGTATCCTTAGTCCATTCAAACTTTTCTCCGGATGGCATCTTTATTCCCCAGTGTGAAAGTGCATCATGATAGCCTATCTTATCTTTATTTTCCTTTACAACGGCTGTGAAAGCTTTATATGCCTTATCACCCAGTTCACTTCCTGTGGAACCTTTGCTGCAACCTGTAAAAGACACACCTATTACAAGAGCTAGAGTAATTGCTGCTGCTTTTGATTTCTTTAACATAATTATTCTCCTTTTCTTAATTATTATTCCTATGTTAATAATAATATATATTTGTGAAGATTTTATGTAAAATAATATCTGTATCCTTAGCAACTTGTATCAATAATTCAGTGTCAAAGAACCAAAAGCTCAGGACAAGCTTTAAATGCATAGTCGGTACTGGTATTTTAAGGATTAAAAAGCAGGGAAAAATCCTACATAATTACTCATCGCTCATTATTCATTGTAAAATCTGACCTATTTGCTTACAACGTTTGTAGGCTTACCTTCCAAAAAATTCTTTAGATTTTCAACGGCAATATTCATTAGTCTCACTCTGGCTTCCCTGGGTGCCCATGCAATATGTGGTGTTATATATATGTTCTTGGCCTTAAGCAGGGGATTATCTGCTCTTATTGGTTCCACTGACACTACATCTACTCCAGCAGCATAAATTCTTCCACTGTTTAGTGCTTCTGCTAAATCTTGCTCATTAATCAACGGTCCCCTAGAGGTGTTGATAATTATTGCACTTTTTTTCATCTTTGCTATAGTTTCTTTATTTATGATATTCTTTGTACTCTCAAACAGTGGGCAATGAAGGCTTATTATGTCTGAAGCTTGTAACAGTTCCTCTAGTTCAACATATCTCATGTTTTTATCCTCTAGTTCTGATTTTCTCCTTGGGCTGTATGCTATAACCTTCATACCAAAGGCTTGAGCAACTTTACTTACCGCCTGACCAATTCTTCCATAGCCAATGATACCCATTACCTTTCCATCCAGCTCAATTAAAGGCTTTTTCCAGAAGCAAAAGTCTGCGCTATTTTCCCACTCCCCAGCTTTAACTGCACTGTCATGCAGACCGACCTGCTGGCATATTTCAAGGATATGACCGAATACCATTTGTGCCACAGAAGCAGTGCTATAGGCGGGTACATTAGTAACCACTATGCCTCTTTCCTTTGCTGCCTCAATATCAATTACATTATAGCCGGTAGCCAATACTCCTATATATTTTACCTTTGTTTTGTCCATAGTTTCAGCGGTTATTGGGGTTTTATTTGTTATTATATATTCCGCATCTCCTATTCTCTCAATAATCTTATCATTTGGTGTTCTGTCATATATTTTTAGTTCTCCAAGCTTATTAAATCCTTCCCAAGATAAATCCCCAGGATTAAGTCCGTGTCCGTCTAAAATAACTATTTTCATTTATAATCTCCTCTCTGCTTACCTTTATAGTTTTATGAATATATTATACGCCATTTGGCTTAGTTACAAAATAGGAATAAGCCAAAACAGTAACTAACTAGGAATATCTTCATATTATGTAATTAGCCACATAGTAAGGAGGTTTTTTTATGCTTCAAAATATACAGCAGATGGGCCCAATTACTTTAGGAATTCTTGCAAGCCTAGGAGCTGGCTTGGCAACTAGTATTGGTGCTATTACTATATTCTTTACAAAGAACATATCAAAAAAGTTATTAGATATTTTGCTGGGGGCTGCAGCAGGCGTTATGCTGGCTGCCACATCTTTTAGCTTGATT is from Clostridium thermarum and encodes:
- a CDS encoding NlpC/P60 family protein; amino-acid sequence: MLKKKNVITALVVTLLMSTTVSYAEPLTEKLNKEKQQLQQDKRALQEVEDKREEIEIELENLDVKIEETMALIEEYKERAVKIQEEKKVTENNIVQAELEVQKEQDMLDKRLSGIYKSGQASYLSIILKAESFRDLISRVEAVRTIAEYDQKMIAKVQEKRNALEEHKKELAAQENEVLTLQKESERKLQEIKETIAVQKKLVEELKEQERIFAARVRESQALVDATTERINAIREQAPKYVPSRGAANLTSNNVLAYASNFLGTPYVWGGTTPDPGFDCSGFTRYVYAHFGVYLGRTTKDQIKNGVEVSKADLKPGDLVFFGKNGVPNHVGIYVGDNAYIHAPRTGDVVKISAMTRKDFITGRRVM
- a CDS encoding heavy-metal-associated domain-containing protein, with protein sequence MKKVLIEGMSCGHCVRHVKEALEELKGVSKVEVDLATKTATFEGDVTDAEIKAAIEDAGYDVVKIEG
- a CDS encoding heavy metal translocating P-type ATPase gives rise to the protein MAEKTLKIEGMTCAACAKAVERASRKLEGVSEANVNFATEKLNIKFDETKLSVADIQAVIEKAGYKALTESISKTLKVEGMTCAACVRAVERAVSKLEGVESASVNFATEKLLVSYDSSKVRLSDIKGAITKAGYKALDEEVTVDVDKEKKEAEIKALWRRFVISAIFTVPLLVISMGHMVGYMLPEQIDPMTAPLNFALIQLLLVTPVMIVGHIFFRIGFKTLIKRNPNMDSLIAIGTSAAFLYGVFAVFQIYRGNHDYAYKLYFESAAVILTLITLGKYLESVTKGKTSEAIKKLMGLAPKTAVIVRDGKEVEIPIDEVEVGDIVVVKPGEKLPVDGEVVEGMTSIDESMLTGESIPVEKLPGSKVIGASINKSGYIKYKATKVGKDTALSQIIKLVEEAQGSKAPIAKMADIISGYFVPIVISIAVVSALAWYIFGGVTTTFALTIFISVLVIACPCALGLATPTAIMVGTGKGAEYGVLIKSGEALETAHKIQTIVFDKTGTITEGKPKVTDIINVSGVDDSYLLQLAASAEKGSEHPLGEAIVKKAEEIGLDFKKVDNFKAIPGHGIQVDMDEMNILLGNKKLMIEHNIDLRELEDTSHKLAGEGKTPMYVAIEGKLGGIIAVADTVKSSSKKAIEKLHSMGIEVAMLTGDNKKTAEAIAKQVGIDVVLAEVLPQDKASEVKKLQAQGKKVAMVGDGINDAPALAQADIGMAIGSGTDVAMESADIVLMRSDLMDVPTAIKLSRKTILNIKENLFWAFGYNTLGIPVAMGILYLLNIGPLLNPIIAAAAMSFSSVSVLLNALRLKGFKP
- a CDS encoding metal-sensing transcriptional repressor, whose amino-acid sequence is MVEDKKKALQALKTSKGQIEGIIKMVEEGRYCVDISNQIIAAQSLLKKANMLILKQHLNHCVKNAFMHDNGEEKMEEVMGILEKLIDK
- a CDS encoding D-2-hydroxyacid dehydrogenase; the encoded protein is MKIVILDGHGLNPGDLSWEGFNKLGELKIYDRTPNDKIIERIGDAEYIITNKTPITAETMDKTKVKYIGVLATGYNVIDIEAAKERGIVVTNVPAYSTASVAQMVFGHILEICQQVGLHDSAVKAGEWENSADFCFWKKPLIELDGKVMGIIGYGRIGQAVSKVAQAFGMKVIAYSPRRKSELEDKNMRYVELEELLQASDIISLHCPLFESTKNIINKETIAKMKKSAIIINTSRGPLINEQDLAEALNSGRIYAAGVDVVSVEPIRADNPLLKAKNIYITPHIAWAPREARVRLMNIAVENLKNFLEGKPTNVVSK